From the genome of Mesorhizobium japonicum MAFF 303099, one region includes:
- a CDS encoding ATP-grasp domain-containing protein: protein MARRALILVEGHRSNGPLYMQAIQNLGLRPITLSTDPAQYDYLKARKLEAIRVDTDSIEALIHECSGLRGSYDIAGITGFTALDESLYSRIGKLCQYFSLPGPNPESIEQCCDKFTQRQFLAAAGVPIPVYRLAVNEAEVESAAAEIGLPVILKPAAGSGSSGVRLCRNVDELAEHTTYLLGEKHLWSSPRILVEEFAQGPFYSAEIMGNEVVGIEATDFGPPPHFVIRGATHPAPLTDEEYERIADVSLSCLPALGLGWGPANIELRWTKHGPVIIEVNPRLSGATCPKLVRLAYGVDLVAEHIKLVIGDECDLRRGHSNAAATRFLLPDADGILDCIDGESRAAAVPGVAEVKFYVGPKTPIVRKGDYRDPIGHVIAASPTRAQTEAILQDAVDMLAWSITPSRDE, encoded by the coding sequence ATGGCAAGACGCGCGCTGATTCTGGTTGAAGGTCACAGGAGCAATGGTCCGCTATACATGCAAGCGATACAGAATCTTGGCCTACGGCCGATTACTCTGTCGACCGACCCGGCTCAGTATGACTATCTGAAGGCGAGAAAGCTTGAAGCAATCCGAGTTGATACTGACAGTATCGAAGCGCTGATCCACGAATGTTCCGGTCTTCGAGGGTCGTATGACATTGCCGGCATTACTGGATTTACTGCTCTCGACGAGTCGCTCTATTCGAGAATTGGAAAACTATGTCAATACTTTAGTTTACCGGGACCAAACCCCGAGTCTATCGAACAATGTTGCGACAAGTTCACTCAACGTCAGTTCCTCGCCGCGGCCGGCGTCCCAATACCGGTTTATCGCCTGGCAGTGAATGAGGCGGAGGTAGAAAGCGCTGCCGCCGAGATCGGCCTGCCGGTGATACTTAAGCCAGCCGCAGGCAGCGGTAGTAGCGGTGTCCGATTGTGCCGAAACGTGGATGAGTTGGCCGAACATACAACCTATCTGTTGGGCGAGAAGCACCTATGGTCCTCGCCGCGAATACTGGTCGAAGAATTCGCCCAGGGCCCATTCTACAGCGCTGAGATAATGGGAAATGAGGTCGTGGGAATTGAAGCCACCGATTTCGGACCACCACCGCATTTCGTCATTCGCGGGGCTACCCATCCGGCCCCACTGACAGATGAGGAGTATGAGCGCATCGCCGACGTTTCGCTGAGCTGCTTGCCCGCTCTCGGACTTGGCTGGGGGCCGGCCAACATCGAACTCCGGTGGACGAAGCATGGCCCTGTCATCATTGAGGTCAATCCGCGTCTTTCGGGTGCGACCTGTCCTAAATTGGTGCGGCTGGCTTACGGTGTCGATCTCGTCGCCGAGCACATCAAGCTTGTGATCGGCGACGAATGCGATTTGCGCAGAGGGCATTCAAACGCTGCCGCTACGCGGTTCCTACTTCCTGATGCCGACGGCATTCTTGATTGTATCGATGGCGAGAGTCGGGCGGCTGCTGTACCAGGTGTCGCGGAGGTTAAATTCTATGTTGGGCCCAAGACGCCTATCGTGAGAAAAGGCGACTACCGAGACCCGATCGGACACGTCATCGCCGCCTCACCTACTCGTGCCCAGACCGAGGCGATACTGCAGGATGCCGTCGACATGCTCGCTTGGTCGATCACACCCAGCCGGGACGAGTAG
- a CDS encoding IS110 family transposase: protein MHVVADRSETLTAIRTDLGAIFVSLELSRSTWLITSLSPGGGEKLSKHSVPSGDLSALFRRFDSVREKARARMGRDFPVVTIQEAGLDGFWIHRVLSKAGIESYVVDPASIAVSRRSRRAKTDKIDGETLVRSLLAFKRGEPRICAMVKEPTPEQEDRRRICRERKVLTTERVCHVNRIKGLLFAQGITDYEPLNRDRRDRLEELVTGDGRSLPPHLKAQISRELDRLELLLAQVKEIEIERDKLLHAEEKVIHSPAKLLIDIKGIGPEFAAVLCHEGLFRHFDNRRQVAAYAGLAPTPWQSGQVDREQGVSKAGNPRLRSTMVQLAWLWIRHQPRSNLTLWFQSRLRRNGGRLKKTTIVALARKLLIALWKYATSGVIIEGALMKAA from the coding sequence ATGCATGTAGTGGCCGACCGATCCGAAACTCTGACTGCTATCCGGACTGATCTGGGCGCAATCTTCGTGTCGCTGGAGCTCAGCCGTTCAACCTGGCTGATCACGTCGTTGTCGCCAGGTGGCGGCGAGAAGTTGTCGAAACACAGTGTCCCCAGTGGTGATTTATCCGCCTTGTTCCGTCGCTTCGATAGCGTGCGAGAGAAGGCAAGAGCACGCATGGGGCGAGACTTCCCCGTCGTCACTATCCAGGAAGCCGGGCTCGATGGCTTCTGGATCCATCGGGTTCTGAGCAAGGCGGGGATCGAGAGCTACGTCGTTGATCCCGCTTCTATCGCAGTGTCTCGTCGCAGTCGCCGAGCCAAGACCGACAAGATCGATGGTGAAACACTCGTTCGCTCTCTTCTTGCCTTCAAGCGAGGCGAACCGCGCATATGTGCAATGGTCAAAGAGCCAACACCGGAGCAGGAGGACCGCCGGCGTATCTGTCGCGAACGCAAGGTACTTACGACCGAACGGGTATGTCACGTCAACCGGATAAAGGGGCTGCTCTTCGCACAGGGGATCACGGATTACGAACCGCTCAATCGAGATCGCAGGGATCGACTTGAGGAACTCGTAACCGGAGATGGGAGATCGCTGCCGCCTCATCTTAAAGCCCAGATCAGCCGCGAGCTCGACCGCCTCGAGCTATTGCTCGCACAGGTTAAAGAGATAGAGATCGAGCGTGACAAACTTCTGCATGCGGAAGAAAAGGTAATCCACAGTCCCGCCAAGCTCCTAATAGACATCAAAGGGATTGGCCCGGAGTTTGCTGCTGTCCTCTGTCATGAAGGCCTCTTTCGACATTTTGATAATCGCAGGCAGGTGGCCGCCTACGCAGGCCTAGCGCCAACGCCGTGGCAAAGTGGCCAAGTCGACCGCGAACAAGGTGTGTCCAAAGCTGGCAATCCACGGTTGCGAAGCACCATGGTCCAGCTCGCTTGGCTTTGGATACGCCACCAGCCGCGGTCGAACCTTACACTGTGGTTCCAATCCAGGCTGAGACGTAACGGAGGTCGCTTGAAGAAGACCACAATCGTCGCGCTCGCGCGAAAGCTCCTGATTGCTCTCTGGAAATACGCGACATCCGGCGTCATCATCGAGGGCGCCTTGATGAAAGCCGCATAG
- a CDS encoding IS110-like element ISMlo2 family transposase: MEQIIRIGIDTSKHVFQLHGVNAAEEPVLRKKLRRKEVVALFEKLSPTVVAIEACGGSHHWARLLQSFGHEVKLIPPQYVKPYVKRGKNDTADAEALCEAMSRPTMRFVPVKTAKQQAALMLVGLRDRLIRNRTQLANAIRGYAAEYGLIAARGMCKIEPLLERIAADKMLPDLARELFALHAKEYAQLQTQLKDVDAKLMAWHRAEACSQRLAQIPGVGPIGASLLVMKTPAPETFRSARHFAAWLGLTPKDHSTAGRVRLGVITRAGDEALRSVLVAGATAVIRHVRRGRGAVSPWLVDLLKRKPPKLAAVALANKIARIAWKLMVSGEIYGAKPMPPASARAA; this comes from the coding sequence GTGGAACAAATTATTCGAATTGGCATCGACACGTCAAAGCACGTCTTCCAACTCCATGGTGTGAACGCGGCTGAGGAGCCGGTGCTGCGCAAGAAGCTGAGGCGCAAGGAGGTGGTAGCGTTGTTCGAGAAGCTGTCGCCGACGGTGGTAGCGATCGAAGCGTGCGGGGGCTCGCACCACTGGGCGCGCCTGCTGCAGTCGTTCGGGCACGAGGTGAAGCTGATCCCTCCGCAATATGTCAAACCGTACGTCAAGCGCGGCAAGAACGATACGGCCGATGCCGAAGCGCTGTGCGAGGCGATGAGCCGGCCGACGATGCGGTTTGTGCCGGTCAAGACCGCTAAACAACAGGCGGCATTGATGCTGGTTGGCCTGCGCGACCGGCTGATCCGCAATCGCACGCAGCTCGCCAATGCGATCCGCGGCTATGCGGCAGAATACGGGCTGATCGCTGCCAGGGGGATGTGCAAGATCGAACCGCTGCTCGAGCGTATCGCGGCAGATAAGATGCTACCGGATTTGGCGCGGGAGCTGTTCGCGCTCCATGCCAAGGAATATGCGCAGCTGCAAACACAACTGAAAGACGTCGACGCCAAATTGATGGCTTGGCATCGGGCCGAGGCGTGCAGCCAGCGCCTGGCGCAAATCCCCGGTGTCGGCCCGATCGGTGCGTCGCTACTGGTGATGAAGACGCCGGCACCTGAGACCTTTCGATCGGCCCGACACTTTGCCGCCTGGCTTGGCCTAACGCCGAAGGATCATTCAACTGCCGGCAGGGTCAGGCTCGGTGTGATCACGCGCGCCGGCGACGAAGCCTTGCGCAGCGTGCTGGTGGCCGGGGCTACTGCTGTCATCCGGCATGTCCGACGCGGCCGAGGCGCCGTCTCCCCCTGGCTCGTCGACCTACTCAAGCGCAAGCCGCCGAAACTCGCTGCCGTGGCGCTAGCGAACAAGATCGCGCGCATCGCCTGGAAGCTAATGGTAAGCGGCGAGATCTACGGAGCGAAGCCTATGCCGCCAGCCTCGGCGCGCGCCGCATAG
- a CDS encoding M24 family metallopeptidase, whose protein sequence is MPIPKGLQAFPRAEYLRRLSAVKAEMGRRETNTLIVTTSADITYLSGYTCKSGYVPQGLIISLAEEEPTFVARRCDAPAAMHQMFIDSGRVIGYPEALIANPRADGFDAMIDFLRQNGLAKGRIGLETKSLRSETVEKFKARMSAVAIVDFSNTIAWIRLAKSDLEIAVMREAAAITDAGMLRAKEVIRPGVREADAAAEIISTLIRGADGKPGTDLAGFYLCASPRSATAHVHWSEDVFRDGSQINLEFGGVRHGYVSGLMRTFSIGEPSDRLRRVHEAEVAGLESALAAVKLGVTCGDIATAFNKTLRRHGFDKETRCGYAIGIDWLEPTASLKENDETVLQTNMTFHLMLGNWIDEDFGYVISETFRVTERGAETFSCLPREIFEI, encoded by the coding sequence ATGCCAATACCCAAAGGCCTCCAGGCGTTCCCACGGGCTGAATACCTACGACGGCTCTCCGCAGTTAAGGCGGAAATGGGCCGACGCGAGACCAACACGTTAATCGTCACCACTTCGGCCGACATTACCTATCTTTCAGGATACACCTGCAAATCAGGATACGTGCCGCAGGGCCTGATAATTTCCTTGGCGGAGGAAGAGCCAACGTTCGTGGCGCGGCGCTGTGATGCGCCGGCGGCAATGCATCAGATGTTTATCGACAGCGGCCGGGTCATTGGCTATCCAGAGGCACTTATTGCTAACCCAAGAGCCGATGGCTTTGATGCGATGATCGACTTCCTGCGTCAAAACGGCCTTGCGAAAGGCAGGATAGGGCTCGAGACCAAGTCCCTTCGTTCTGAAACTGTCGAAAAATTCAAGGCTAGAATGTCTGCTGTCGCGATTGTGGATTTTAGCAACACAATCGCTTGGATTCGGTTGGCTAAGTCCGATCTCGAAATTGCGGTAATGCGGGAGGCGGCGGCCATCACTGATGCAGGAATGCTACGGGCGAAGGAAGTGATCCGACCGGGAGTAAGAGAGGCTGATGCTGCCGCAGAGATCATTTCGACGTTGATCCGCGGTGCCGATGGTAAGCCAGGTACCGATTTAGCTGGCTTCTACCTATGTGCCTCACCTCGTTCGGCTACGGCTCACGTTCATTGGAGCGAAGATGTTTTCCGGGACGGGTCCCAGATCAATCTAGAGTTTGGCGGTGTTCGTCACGGGTATGTTTCTGGCCTTATGCGCACGTTCTCAATCGGCGAGCCCTCGGATCGCCTGCGTCGAGTTCATGAAGCTGAAGTTGCCGGGTTGGAATCCGCGCTTGCCGCTGTTAAGCTTGGTGTCACGTGCGGAGACATTGCTACGGCCTTCAACAAGACGCTAAGAAGGCATGGCTTCGACAAAGAAACCCGATGCGGCTACGCTATTGGGATCGATTGGCTGGAACCAACAGCCAGCCTAAAGGAGAATGACGAGACTGTGCTGCAAACGAACATGACCTTTCACCTGATGCTCGGAAATTGGATCGACGAGGATTTCGGGTACGTGATCAGCGAAACGTTTCGGGTTACCGAGCGGGGCGCCGAAACCTTCTCATGCCTGCCGCGTGAAATCTTCGAAATCTGA
- a CDS encoding KamA family radical SAM protein yields MSRIAHETMRHEFADAAWQDHHAVTRVDQLREWMGADADGNLIRDVERGLARAPMALRITPYLLNLIDWSNFLEDPIRKQFIPVGSELLPSHPLLKMDSLHERKSSPVDGLVHRYKDKVLLLATDRCPVYCRFCTRSYSVGLDTQSVLKKKVSPFQSRWDTILAYLRVTPVIADVVVSGGDCFRLKPSRLLAIGMGLLSIPSIRRIRFATKGLAVLPMKITSDHKWTDALVNISDAGRDQGVEISFHTHFNHPREITDYTIAAAELLFKRGIRMRNQSVLMAGVNDDPEVMKQLVKKLSDLHIQPYYVYTCDLVDGIEHMRCSVRLACQIEKAVRGITAGYNTPLFVVDTPGGGGKRDVHSFEHYNTQTGLAVYRALSVRPDQLFTYPDPLQSLSPDAQAAWVDPWRAKGMLREAVRAARVKLMGLE; encoded by the coding sequence ATGAGCCGCATCGCGCATGAGACGATGAGACACGAGTTCGCTGACGCTGCATGGCAAGATCATCATGCCGTTACTCGCGTTGACCAGTTACGCGAATGGATGGGGGCCGACGCCGACGGCAACCTGATCCGTGACGTTGAGCGCGGGCTAGCGCGTGCGCCAATGGCATTGCGTATCACGCCTTATCTGCTGAACTTGATTGACTGGTCGAACTTCCTCGAAGACCCAATTCGCAAGCAATTTATTCCCGTTGGAAGCGAACTTCTTCCCTCTCACCCGTTACTGAAAATGGACTCGTTGCATGAACGAAAAAGTTCACCTGTAGATGGACTGGTGCACCGCTATAAGGACAAAGTACTTTTACTCGCAACGGATCGTTGCCCCGTCTATTGTCGTTTCTGCACCCGCAGTTACAGCGTGGGCCTAGACACGCAATCGGTGTTGAAGAAAAAAGTGTCGCCATTTCAGAGTCGATGGGACACTATATTGGCATATCTTCGCGTGACCCCCGTCATCGCCGATGTTGTGGTGTCGGGAGGAGATTGCTTTCGCCTCAAACCTTCCCGACTATTGGCAATAGGCATGGGCCTTCTGTCTATTCCATCAATTCGCCGCATCCGATTCGCGACGAAAGGCCTCGCTGTACTGCCTATGAAAATCACAAGCGATCATAAATGGACCGATGCTCTTGTTAACATTAGCGATGCTGGCCGGGATCAGGGCGTAGAGATTTCATTTCACACCCACTTCAACCATCCTAGAGAAATCACCGATTACACGATTGCGGCTGCAGAGCTTCTCTTCAAGCGGGGAATAAGGATGCGCAATCAGTCGGTTCTGATGGCTGGCGTCAATGACGATCCTGAGGTTATGAAACAGCTCGTAAAAAAACTCTCAGACCTTCATATCCAGCCGTACTACGTGTACACTTGTGATCTTGTCGACGGAATCGAGCATATGCGGTGCTCGGTAAGGCTAGCATGTCAGATAGAAAAGGCTGTACGCGGGATCACAGCTGGGTACAACACTCCGTTGTTCGTTGTCGACACTCCGGGAGGCGGTGGAAAGCGTGACGTCCACAGCTTCGAGCATTATAATACACAAACAGGGCTTGCTGTGTACCGGGCTCTATCTGTCCGACCGGACCAGCTATTCACATATCCGGATCCTTTGCAGTCTCTCTCTCCAGATGCGCAGGCAGCATGGGTCGATCCCTGGCGCGCCAAAGGCATGCTGAGGGAGGCGGTTAGGGCCGCTCGAGTAAAATTGATGGGGTTGGAATGA